One Myripristis murdjan chromosome 18, fMyrMur1.1, whole genome shotgun sequence DNA window includes the following coding sequences:
- the LOC115376268 gene encoding spermatogenesis-associated protein 6-like has protein sequence MLEYETVRVELVQLSPPAGEALACFEENARHFLFPEPKLVPSFSGVDQEVLMTRAPHFPGIAPRLEFSTKTTIIECSVDAETNHHPNIPMRPVVKRPRKRSSRPRTSSPRRKRSQTLERRRDGGMARDQRNTAKSAAEALRSRSLSPLRAGNNQHLTRFSLDSNTADRAKWDTVATSHPATATKTAPAFLNSLIPLTMLLMKDVWYDHRMAESH, from the exons ATGCTTGAgt ATGAGACAGTCAGAGTTGAACTGGTGCAGCTGAGTCCTCCAG CAGGTGAAGCTCTGGCCTGCTTCGAGGAAAATGCTCGACATTTCTTATTCCCTGAGCCCAAACTGGTTCCCTCCTTCTCTGGAGTGGACCAAGAGGTTCTGATGACCCGAGCCCCTCACTTTCCT GGTATTGCTCCAAGACTGGAGTTTTCCACCAAAACAACCATCATTGAGTGCTCAGTTGATGCAGAGACAAACCATCACCCCAATATACCCATG AGGCCAGTGGTGAAGAGGCCCAGGAAACGCTCCAGCAGGCCGAGGACCTCCTCTCCACGGAGGAAACGGTCTCAGACCCTGGAGAGGAGACGAGACGGCGGGATGGCCAGAGATCAGCGCAACACGGCTAAGTCGGCAGCAGAGGCTCTCAGATCCCGGTCCCTGTCCCCACTGAGAGCCGGAAACAACCAGCATTTGACCCggttcagcctggactccaacACCGCTGACCGGGCTAAGTGGGACACAGTGGCCACCTCCCATCCGGCAA CAGCAACCAAAACAGCTCCTGCTTTCCTGAACTCCCTCATCCCGCTCACTATGCTGCTGATGAAAGACGTCTGGTACGACCACCGCATGGCTGAAAGTCACTAG